Below is a window of Candidatus Sulfotelmatobacter sp. DNA.
CTCGGGCGCGAAACGCTGCACGAGGATGCCCGTCACCAGCCCACCCAGGGTGGTCACCAGGGGTATGAGCCACGGACGGAACAGGGCGTGGGTCGCGTGGAACAGCGCGCGCTCGCCGGAGGGGCCCTCCATGCGGAGACCGGCCACACCGTCCAGCGCCACATGCTGGAACCACTGACAGAGGTACTGAAACGCGATCGCGCCGAGACCGGCCACCACTCCCACCAGGGAGCTCAGGAACAGCACCCGGCCGACGGTATGGAGCTGCCATTTCTCCGCCTCACGGCCGATCCGGCGAAATGGGCTCACTCGTCGGCTACGATCGAATCGGGGCGCCCACCAGCGCGACCCGGGCCCTGCGGTTCTGTTGCCAGCAATCTTCCTCGTGTTGGGTGCAGAACGGGCGATCCTTTCCGTAGGAGACGGTCGTGATCCGCGAGCCGGCGATCCCGGCGGCCTCGAGGTAGTCGCGCGCTGCAAACGCGCGCCGCTCGCCCAGCGCCTGGTTGTACTCCTCGCTTCCGCGCTCGTCGCAGTAGCCCTCGAGGCGGACCTGTTCGTCCGGGTGGTCACGAAGCAGCTGCGTGTCCCGATCGAGCGCCTCGCGAGCATCGGTTCGGAGCGAGGCGGAATCGAAATCGAAGAAGGCGTCGTTCAGTTGCGCCTGACTCAGGCCGGGCGCCGGGACCGGAGGCGCGGGAGCCGGTGGGGGAGTCGCCTTCGGCGGCGCGGCGGGCGTGGCCGTCGTCGGCGCAGCCGGAGGAACCTCGCTCGCGACTTCCTTGGGATGATGGGCGCAACCGAACCCGAGCATGCCGAACACCAGAGCCATGGCCGGAACGCCTGCTTTCGTCGAGAGGGTGCTCATCGGAGACCTCCTGCTGAATCCGCCCTGCAGCACACGCGGCCTGGAGGAGTTGACGGCCCGGTCAAGCTAAGCAAAACTGACCTGCTGGTCAACTTTGATCGGGTAACGGATCGGTCATATCTCGGTCAGGAGACGTTCAGGATGGGGACCCGGGCCTCGCTCCCGCCCTCGGTGCAGGGGCGTCGCGAACGGCGCAAGCACGTGACCCGCCGGGAGCTGCTCGCGGCGGGCCGGCGTCTGTTCGCCGAGCGAGGCCTCTACGAGTCGCGCATCGAGGATCTGTCGCGGCGGGCGGGGATCGCGAAAGGCACGCTCTATGGCTACTTCGCGAACAAGCAGGAGCTGATCGAGGCGGTGGTGAGGAGCGGCTTTCACGAACTGCTGGAGCGAGTTCAACGTGCCGCGCAGGAAGCGCGCACCCGACCCGAGGCCATCGAGCGCGTCACCGAAGCGCATCTCGCCTTCTTTCGCGACAACCCCGATCTGATGCGCGTGTTCCATCAGGTGCGCGGGCTGCTCAAATTCGATCGGCCCGGGCCGCGCCCGCTTCGCCGCGTGCTCGGCCGCTACCTCGACGGTCTCGCGCAAGTGCTGGCGCTTCGCCGCTCGGGCCGGCGCGCTGCCGGCGTTCGCGATCTCGACCTCGCCATACTGCTGTTTGGCACGGTATCTGGGGTAACCTCGGTGCACGCTTCGGTGGACGGTCGCGCTCTGACCAGGATCGAATCGCGAGCCGCACGTCGAGCGATCGTACGCATGGTGCAATCGCTCGACGAGCGCTGAAGCGACAGGACCCCGAGGGCAATCCGATGAGTTCGAATCAACGCGAACTGGCCGACGGTCGGGTCGAGCTGACGAACAGCGCCCCAATCGAGGGCAGCCCGCTCTACAACGCCGATCTCGCCCCGATTCCCGCGGCGCGCCGCACCTGGACCACCTACAACTACGCCGCGCTCTGGATCTCGATGGCGCACTGCATCCCCACGTACATGCTCGCGTCCGGGCTCATGGCGCAGGGCATGAGCTGGCAGCAGGCGTTGTGCACGATCCTCCTCGGCAACAGCATCGTGCTGGTGCCGATTCTGCTCAACTCGCACCCGGGCACCAAATACGGCATCCCGTTCCCGGTGTTCGCGCGCGCCGCCTATGGGACCTCCGGCTCCAATCTTCCGGCGCTGATGCGCGCGCTGGTGGCGTGCGGCTGGTTCGGCATCCAGGCGTGGATCGGCGGCGAGGCCCTGCACACCTTCTTCACCGCCGTGATCCCGGCGTGGCCCGGCCTGCTGGGGGCCGGGTTCGGCGGCCACTCCACCACCGAGTGGCTCTCGTTCCTCCTGTTCTGGGGGCTCAACATCTGGATCATCTACCGTGGCATGGATCTGCTGAGGAAGGTCGAGAACTGGGCCGCGCCCTACGTTCTGCTCGTCACTCTGGCGTTGCTGGTGTGGGCGGTGCGTGCGGCCCATGGGTGGGGGCCGCTGCTCGCCCAGCCGGGCAAGCTCGCGACCTCGGCCGAATTCCTGCGCGTGTTCTGGCCTTCGCTCACGGCGATGATCGGCTTCTGGGCCACGCTGTCGCTCAACATGCCCGACTTCACTCGTTTCGGACGCAGCCAGCGCGAGCAGGTCGTGGGGCAGACCGTGGCGCTCCCGACCACGATGTTCGCGTTCTCGGCGATGGGCGTGATGATCACGAGCGCGAGCGCGATTCTCTACGGCGAAGCGATCTGGGATCCGGTGAAGCTGGTCGGCAAGTTCCACAATCCGCTGGTGGTGGGATTCGCGATGTTCTCGGTCGTGGTGGCGACGCTCGCCGTCAATATCGCCGCCAATGTCGTCTCGCCGGCCAACGACTTCGCCAACGCGCTGCCGCGCTGGATCAGCTTTCGGACCGGCGGACTCATCACCGGTCTGATCGGCATCGCGATGCAGCCGTGGCGCCTGCTGGCCGACCCGCGCGGCTACATCTTCGCCTGGCTGGTGGGCTATTCGGGCGGGCTCGGCTCGATCGCCGGCGTATTGATCGCCGACTACTGGATCGTCCGCCGGCGCCAGCTCGACCTGACCGATCTCTATCTCCGCGATGGCCGCTACGGCGGCTGGAACCCCGCTGGAGTGATCGCGACGCTGCTCGGCTGCGCGCTCGCCTGGGGCGGTCTGGTGATCCCGGCGATCCGCCCGCTCTACGACTACGCCTGGTTTGTGGGCTTCTTCGCGGCCGGGCTCGCGTACCTCGCCCTGGCAAGAGGCCGGCAGCCGAGCGCGCTTCGAGGCTGAATGCGGCTCGCCGCCCGCGAGCGGCACGTGAACGCTTCGCCCACCTGTCGAGCGGCGTCGTCAGCTGGGCGACGTGCAAACGAGCCGGCGATGCCCCGGGGCGCGGGCTCGCTGCCATTGGTGTAAATTGTTCGGATGCCGCTCAGCGTCGGCACCCGTCTCGGCCCCTACGAAGTGCTCGCTCCGCTCGGAAGCGGGGGCATGGGAGAGGTGTATCGTGCCCGCGACTCGCGTCTCGGTCGCGAGGTCGCGGTCAAGGTGCTGCCCGAGCATCTCGCGATCCAGCCCGAGGTCCGCAGCCGCTTCGAGCGCGAGGCCCGCGCGGTCTCGGCGCTCAATCACCCTCACATCTGCGTTCTGCATGACATCGGGCACGACGGCGGCCGGGATTACCTGGTGATGGAGCTGGTCGACGGCGAATCCCTCGCCCGGCGGCTCGAGCGCGGCGCGCTGCCGGCCGCCGAGGTGATGCGCATCGGGGCACAGATCGCCGACGCCCTCGACCGCGCCCATCGCTCGGGCGTGGTCCACCGCGACCTCAAGCCCGGCAACATCATGCTCTCGAAGTCCGGCGCCAAGCTCATGGACTTCGGGCTCGCTCGCGTGACCGGGCACGAGCCGGCGTTCGTGGGCCCGGCGGGCGCGGCGGCGCAGACCCATTCGCCGACCGTGGCCCAGCCGCTCACCACCGCGGGCCAGATCGTCGGCACGTTCCAGTACATGGCGCCCGAGCAACTCGAGGGCAAGGAGGCCGGCGCGCGCAGCGACCTGTGGGCGCTGGGCTGCGTGCTCTACGAGATGGCCACCGGCCGCCGAGCGTTCGAGGGCGCGAGCGCCGCCTCGCTGATCTCTTCGATCATGAAGGACGAGCCCCGGCCGATGGCCGAGCTCTC
It encodes the following:
- the pal gene encoding peptidoglycan-associated lipoprotein Pal, whose amino-acid sequence is MSTLSTKAGVPAMALVFGMLGFGCAHHPKEVASEVPPAAPTTATPAAPPKATPPPAPAPPVPAPGLSQAQLNDAFFDFDSASLRTDAREALDRDTQLLRDHPDEQVRLEGYCDERGSEEYNQALGERRAFAARDYLEAAGIAGSRITTVSYGKDRPFCTQHEEDCWQQNRRARVALVGAPIRS
- a CDS encoding NCS1 family nucleobase:cation symporter-1, which encodes MSSNQRELADGRVELTNSAPIEGSPLYNADLAPIPAARRTWTTYNYAALWISMAHCIPTYMLASGLMAQGMSWQQALCTILLGNSIVLVPILLNSHPGTKYGIPFPVFARAAYGTSGSNLPALMRALVACGWFGIQAWIGGEALHTFFTAVIPAWPGLLGAGFGGHSTTEWLSFLLFWGLNIWIIYRGMDLLRKVENWAAPYVLLVTLALLVWAVRAAHGWGPLLAQPGKLATSAEFLRVFWPSLTAMIGFWATLSLNMPDFTRFGRSQREQVVGQTVALPTTMFAFSAMGVMITSASAILYGEAIWDPVKLVGKFHNPLVVGFAMFSVVVATLAVNIAANVVSPANDFANALPRWISFRTGGLITGLIGIAMQPWRLLADPRGYIFAWLVGYSGGLGSIAGVLIADYWIVRRRQLDLTDLYLRDGRYGGWNPAGVIATLLGCALAWGGLVIPAIRPLYDYAWFVGFFAAGLAYLALARGRQPSALRG
- a CDS encoding helix-turn-helix domain-containing protein; translation: MGTRASLPPSVQGRRERRKHVTRRELLAAGRRLFAERGLYESRIEDLSRRAGIAKGTLYGYFANKQELIEAVVRSGFHELLERVQRAAQEARTRPEAIERVTEAHLAFFRDNPDLMRVFHQVRGLLKFDRPGPRPLRRVLGRYLDGLAQVLALRRSGRRAAGVRDLDLAILLFGTVSGVTSVHASVDGRALTRIESRAARRAIVRMVQSLDER